Proteins encoded by one window of Massilia sp. NR 4-1:
- a CDS encoding J domain-containing protein, which yields MGKIHTHYDNLKVARGAPQEVIRAAYKALSQKYHPDKNPGDDKAARIMAIVNSAYGTLADPQRRKEHDAWIVQEEWEIEWLESTRHEERSPAEHSQAWPGHVKPRRRVLALLRSWRWWTTVGVSVAVGWVAGALSVSQPRQVPAMLAGAWGGSTAGSANAAAAGALTATVAARPHHGTGRGEAQNELGEVWAEAKPAALEAAAAPTPPIKVLAVSQVVLPGGGAECEGEATTLAAPNGEPWPARSGYVEGFPVGNKGDAMQLTLDNSANPSAAFIKVYDMERRSNVRYAYVQAHDKLLVDKLSNGKYEIRYQNVELGAGKGGCASRPAGAALQ from the coding sequence ATGGGAAAGATACATACACATTATGACAACCTGAAGGTGGCGCGCGGCGCGCCGCAGGAAGTCATACGTGCGGCCTATAAGGCGCTCAGCCAGAAATATCATCCAGACAAGAATCCGGGCGACGACAAGGCGGCGCGCATCATGGCCATCGTCAACAGCGCCTACGGCACCCTGGCCGACCCGCAGCGGCGCAAGGAACACGATGCCTGGATCGTCCAGGAGGAATGGGAAATCGAGTGGCTGGAAAGCACGCGCCACGAGGAGCGCAGCCCGGCCGAGCATAGCCAGGCCTGGCCCGGCCACGTCAAGCCGCGCCGCCGCGTGCTGGCCCTGCTGCGCAGCTGGCGCTGGTGGACCACGGTCGGCGTCAGCGTGGCCGTGGGCTGGGTGGCCGGCGCGCTCAGCGTGTCCCAGCCGCGCCAGGTGCCCGCCATGCTGGCCGGCGCCTGGGGCGGCAGCACGGCCGGGTCCGCCAATGCGGCGGCGGCCGGCGCGCTGACCGCCACCGTGGCCGCGCGGCCCCACCATGGGACCGGCCGCGGCGAGGCGCAGAACGAACTGGGCGAAGTCTGGGCCGAGGCCAAGCCGGCCGCGCTGGAAGCGGCCGCCGCGCCCACGCCGCCGATCAAGGTGCTGGCCGTGTCGCAGGTGGTGCTGCCCGGCGGCGGCGCCGAATGCGAGGGCGAGGCCACCACGCTGGCCGCGCCCAACGGCGAACCGTGGCCGGCCCGTTCCGGCTATGTCGAGGGTTTCCCGGTCGGTAACAAGGGCGACGCCATGCAGCTCACGCTGGACAATAGCGCCAATCCCTCGGCCGCCTTCATCAAGGTCTACGATATGGAGCGCCGCTCCAATGTGCGCTATGCCTATGTGCAGGCGCACGACAAGCTGCTGGTCGATAAGCTCAGCAACGGCAAGTACGAGATCCGCTACCAGAACGTGGAGCTGGGCGCCGGCAAGGGCGGCTGCGCCAGCCGGCCGGCCGGCGCAGCCCTGCAGTAA
- a CDS encoding class I SAM-dependent methyltransferase: MSLPAPSSDALAASHALQQQIAAEIAQQSGAIPFSRFMELALYAPDLGYYSGGSAKLGKDGDFTTAPELSSLFGQALAQAAAAIMAQSAPHILEFGAGTGKLARDVLSELARAGVAVERYAIVELSGELRARQQAALRDFPQVVWLDGFPEQFDGAIFGNEVLDAMPVSLLRKTAAGWRELQVTVRDGAFAFTEAALSAPLEAGLARQIPEAEALPEGYVSELHGAATGFMGSLGALLARGRGAAILLDYGFPAREYYLAQRDTGTLMCHYRHHAHADPFYLPGLQDITAHVDFTAMALAAQDAGAEVLAYMSQAAFLLGCGIGDLLLRTDPADAQAYLPQANALQKLLSPAEMGELFKVLVVGRGVALPAPLAASDRSHRL; the protein is encoded by the coding sequence ATGTCACTTCCCGCACCTTCCAGCGACGCCCTGGCCGCGTCCCACGCCCTGCAGCAGCAAATCGCTGCCGAAATCGCGCAGCAGTCCGGCGCCATTCCCTTCAGCCGCTTCATGGAGCTGGCGCTGTATGCGCCGGACCTGGGCTATTACAGCGGCGGATCCGCCAAGCTGGGCAAGGATGGCGATTTTACAACGGCGCCCGAACTGAGTTCCCTGTTCGGCCAGGCGCTGGCTCAGGCCGCAGCCGCTATTATGGCGCAAAGCGCGCCCCACATCCTCGAATTCGGGGCCGGCACCGGCAAGCTGGCACGCGACGTCCTGAGCGAGCTGGCGCGCGCCGGCGTGGCCGTGGAGCGCTACGCCATCGTCGAATTGTCGGGCGAATTGCGCGCGCGCCAGCAGGCAGCGCTGCGCGACTTTCCCCAGGTGGTGTGGCTGGACGGCTTCCCGGAGCAGTTCGACGGCGCCATTTTCGGCAACGAGGTGCTGGACGCCATGCCGGTCAGCCTGCTGCGCAAGACGGCGGCCGGCTGGCGCGAGCTGCAGGTCACGGTGCGCGACGGCGCTTTCGCCTTCACCGAGGCGGCGCTGTCGGCGCCGCTGGAGGCCGGGCTGGCGCGCCAGATTCCCGAGGCCGAGGCGCTGCCGGAAGGCTATGTCAGCGAGCTGCATGGCGCGGCGACCGGCTTCATGGGCAGCCTGGGCGCGCTGCTGGCGCGCGGGCGCGGCGCCGCCATCCTGCTCGACTATGGCTTCCCGGCGCGCGAATACTATCTGGCCCAGCGCGACACCGGCACCCTGATGTGCCACTACCGCCACCACGCCCACGCCGACCCCTTCTACCTGCCCGGCCTGCAGGACATCACGGCCCACGTCGATTTCACGGCCATGGCGCTGGCGGCCCAGGACGCGGGGGCCGAGGTGCTGGCGTATATGAGCCAGGCCGCCTTCCTGCTCGGCTGCGGCATCGGCGACCTGCTGCTGCGCACCGATCCGGCCGATGCCCAGGCCTATCTGCCGCAGGCCAATGCCTTGCAAAAACTGCTGTCGCCGGCCGAGATGGGCGAGCTGTTCAAGGTGCTGGTGGTGGGGCGCGGCGTGGCGCTGCCGGCGCCGCTGGCGGCCAGCGACCGCAGCCACCGTTTGTAG
- a CDS encoding SDR family oxidoreductase, whose translation MTTTHTPAPAPSPAAPRIALVTGGARRLGRAIALGLAQAGWDLAIHYRHSHDEARAVAREVAALGRRAVILDCELADEAAVRQLLPRAVAALGAVHCVVNNASLFDYDRADSFSLKKLDAHMHANLAAPILLAQALHAALPEGEQGVVVNLLDQKLYNLNPDFLSYTLSKAALHTATTMLAQELAPRLRVLGVAPGITMVSGEQSEEGFAKAHAQTPLGRSSTPEDIAAAVVYAATARAVTGTTLLVDGGQHLMALPRDVMFLAQ comes from the coding sequence ATGACCACAACTCACACCCCTGCCCCTGCTCCATCCCCGGCTGCGCCGCGCATCGCGCTGGTGACGGGCGGCGCGCGCCGCCTGGGCCGCGCCATCGCGCTCGGCCTGGCGCAAGCCGGCTGGGACCTGGCCATCCATTACCGCCACTCGCACGACGAGGCGCGCGCCGTGGCGCGCGAGGTGGCGGCCCTGGGCCGGCGCGCCGTCATCCTCGATTGCGAACTGGCCGACGAAGCGGCCGTGCGCCAGCTGCTGCCGCGCGCCGTGGCCGCCCTGGGCGCCGTGCACTGCGTGGTCAACAACGCCTCGCTGTTCGACTACGACCGCGCCGACAGCTTCAGCTTGAAAAAGCTGGACGCGCATATGCACGCCAACCTGGCCGCGCCCATCCTGCTGGCGCAAGCCCTGCATGCGGCGCTGCCGGAGGGCGAGCAGGGCGTGGTGGTCAATCTGCTGGACCAGAAGCTGTACAATCTCAATCCCGATTTTCTGTCGTACACCCTGTCGAAAGCGGCGCTGCACACGGCCACCACCATGCTGGCCCAGGAGCTGGCGCCCAGGCTGCGGGTGCTGGGCGTGGCGCCCGGCATCACCATGGTGTCCGGCGAACAAAGCGAGGAAGGCTTCGCCAAAGCGCATGCGCAGACGCCGCTGGGCCGCTCCAGCACCCCGGAGGACATTGCCGCCGCCGTGGTGTATGCGGCCACGGCGCGCGCCGTCACCGGCACCACGCTGCTGGTCGATGGCGGCCAGCACCTGATGGCGCTGCCGCGCGACGTGATGTTCCTCGCCCAATAG
- a CDS encoding dihydroneopterin aldolase encodes MLSALTHPRLQDCRRLFLRNYEVQINIGVHDFEKKGEQRVLINVDLYIPLSLSTPQADELHEVVDYDFMRETIARRMAQGHVHLQETLCDDVLKAMLAHPRVRAVRVSTMKPDVYPDCEGVGVEVFRVKDEA; translated from the coding sequence ATGCTGTCCGCCCTCACCCATCCCCGCCTGCAAGACTGCCGCCGGCTGTTCCTGCGCAATTACGAAGTGCAGATCAATATCGGCGTGCACGATTTCGAGAAGAAGGGCGAACAGCGCGTCCTGATCAATGTGGACCTGTATATTCCACTGTCCCTGTCGACGCCGCAGGCGGACGAGCTGCATGAAGTGGTCGACTACGACTTCATGCGCGAAACGATCGCGCGCCGCATGGCCCAGGGCCATGTGCATCTGCAGGAAACCCTGTGCGACGACGTGCTGAAAGCCATGCTGGCGCACCCGCGCGTGCGTGCCGTGCGCGTCTCGACCATGAAGCCCGACGTCTACCCCGATTGCGAAGGCGTGGGCGTGGAAGTCTTCCGTGTGAAGGACGAAGCATGA